A genome region from Chelonia mydas isolate rCheMyd1 chromosome 24, rCheMyd1.pri.v2, whole genome shotgun sequence includes the following:
- the SLC39A1 gene encoding zinc transporter ZIP1 yields the protein MAEWPGPGADPDQMIWSPGSSMAVLPSPTGLEVKLGSLVTLLLLTILCGLAPLCVFRPHGSGAGSLDTRRKVLSLVSCFAGGVFLATCLLDLVPDYLASINEALAALRVTLQFPLQEFILAMGFFLVLVMEQIVLAYKDQSGSLEETRALLGASAQDSTVQSQHWQEGPLHPAWGSAQERPHLHVDFNAHSAIRSFILVFSLSLHSVFEGLAVGLQEASAKVLEICLALLIHKCVIAFSLSLKLLQGRLRPRAVVGCLLLFALMSPLGIGLGVALTETSGALHQLSRSVLEGLATGTFIYITFLEILPHELSSSEQRILKIILLLAGFALVTSILFIKI from the exons ATGGCTGAGTGGCCGGGGCCCGGGGCCGACCCAGACCAGATGAtctggagccctggctccagcatggctgtGCTCCCGTCCCCCACGGGCTTGGAGGTGAAGCTGGGCTCCCTGGtgacgctgctgctgctgaccaTCTTGTGCGGCCTAGCTCCGCTCTGCGTCTTCCGGCCCCACGGGAGCGGGGCCGGTTCGTTGG ACACGCGCAGAAAGGTCCTGAGCCTGGTGAGCTGCTTTGCGGGTGGCGTGTTCCTGGCTACCTGCCTCCTCGATCTGGTCCCCGACTACCTGGCGAGCATCAACGAAGCGCTGGCTGCCCTGAGAGTCACA CTCCAGTTCCCCTTGCAGGAGTTCATCCTGGCCATGGGCTTCTTCCTGGTGCTGGTGATGGAGCAGATTGTGCTGGCCTACAAGGACCAGTCTGGCTCCCTGGAGGAGACACGGGCGCTGCTGGGGGCCTCGGCCCAGGACAGCACCGTCCAGTCCCAGCACTGGCAGGAGGGGCCCCTGCACCCTGCCTGGGGATCGGCCCAGGAGCGCCCCCACCTGCACGTCGACTTCAACGCGCACTCGGCCATCCGCTCCTTCATCCTGGTCTTCTCGCTCTCGCTGCACTCCGTCTTCGAGGGGCTGGCCGTGGGGCTGCAGGAGGCCAGTGCCAAGGTGCTGGAGATCTGCCTGGCCCTGCTCATCCACAAGTGCGTGATCGCCTTCAGCCTCTCGCTCAAGCTGCTGCAGGGCCGGCTGCGCCCCCGGGCCGTGGTCGGCTGCCTGTTGCTCTTCGCCCTCATGTCCCCGCTGGGGATCGGCCTAGGGGTGGCCCTGACGGAGACCTCGGGCGCCCTGCACCAGCTCTCCCGCAGCGTGCTGGAGGGGCTGGCCACCGGCACCTTCATCTACATCACCTTCCTGGAGATTCTGCCGCATGAGCTCAGCTCCTCCGAGCAGAGGATTCTTAAGATCATCCTGCTCCTCGCCGGCTTCGCCCTGGTCACCAGCATCCTCTTCATCAAGATCTGA